Genomic DNA from Gossypium arboreum isolate Shixiya-1 unplaced genomic scaffold, ASM2569848v2 Contig00537, whole genome shotgun sequence:
acaaataaatttatttcaaaCATAAAGCTTCAGATATCTATACATTGGTATTCACATGTGAATTCAAATAAATCAAACAAACTATATCTTCTAATATCCCTTTCTTGGTTTCTTAGTTTCCAACAGATAGAGAAGAATTTAAGCTTCACAACAGCTTTAGCTCTACTGATCTCATATTTCAGTGATCCAAACCTATCCCAGAGTAATCTTAAGGTCTTTGTTTATTTAAGTGTAAACTTCTACACTTTTACCAACTTATCTGAAAAACAGAAAACcttccatctttttttttttttttttgcaatgcTAAATTAAATGTTGAATAAAACATATTTTGTGCTCTTAAACATAGTGATCAACACTAAAAGCAAATCCCATCGATCACTCCATACACCTTGCACATCGTATTCTATTTCTTGAAACCTGTGACTAGCTGGGACTTCCATCTTAAACTCTAATTCACTATTCCAAAGAAAGTCTACTTTCACCCAGTCGCAGTTTATTTTCAATCAGATCACTGGAATTACTAGTCATGGAACAAACACTATATCATATTCATTTATAATCAAGATTTTTTTCAATGAACTCCTACTTGTCCCAGTTGAATCACTAAATAATCTTTTAAAAAGGGGCTTAAATCAGTTCATTTATAATCAAATTCCATTTGAGTTATAAAGCCAGACGAAGTGACAACTGTATTAATAGTGAAAATGTCAAGTAACTTTTTAGTTTTATGCTTTatgacaaaacaaagaaaacagaaaaaaaaagtttattcATCCACAGCCCAATGTATCCAAGAAAGACCATTTAAGTTATTTGAAATTCATTAAAAGGTTAACCTTTTTTCTTATGTCCATTAGAAGATGCAAACGCTCTCTTTGCATTATCCGCTTGATGGAACCGAGGCTGATCGAACTTAGACTTCTGAGATCTACAAAAATTGAATTTCAGCTGTATAAAAAGCCAAAAATCGGAGTCTTTCACAAAGAGAAGCTAGAAACTGTAAGATGTTCAAGAATACCAACCCCCATTTTGAATCCCTTTTAGCATTTCTTCCTGGAAAGTTGTTCATATTCTGACTGTTTTTACCAGGACCACCCTTCAACAATTGAAAAGACTTACATTAATTTCAAAAGCCAAATCAAAAGATAAAAATAGACACCAAAAACATTGTGGAAAAGAAATTTTAACACCATACATCAACCATGTCCAGCTTAACaattacgaaactttcacattaAATAACATCAAAGCAGCTTGAGAAGTTCTGCTTAGGGAAAAGGTATAACATAAGCTATTAAGAACCCAAATGGAGTATCTCCAATGGTAAGTATATCTTTCCAGGTTACTGCACAACAAATAATGCAAATTCTCATTTGATATCGTCAACTTTTTGAATCTTCACCGTTAACTTTACAAGATGTGTTTAACTCAAACTCATACATCAAAGAAAATGGCACAGCTGCAACATTGGAACTTTGAAAGAATAGTATTGCTAAACTTTATGCTTTTATCCACCAAAGGCAATCAGACTCTCTTAAACCACTTTCAGAGTCAACATTCACAACCAAACTACCTCCTTAGTTCTAGCACAAAGTTAAAACAGTAAGGGGGTAAAAACTGATACCTTTGGCCTTCTGAAAGAAGGGTCTCCTGGTACTTGTGAAGCAGGTGCAGAAGACAAATTCGATGCATTAACATCCGCTAAATTTTGCTGACTCTGATTGGCTTGCTGCTGCATCTGGTTTGGCTGCATAAACCCGAAATGCGGATTCGGCACAATGGCTTGGCCACCAGAAACAAACTGTGAGAGATCTGGGAGTTGAGCATTCAAAAGTTGGCTCACATTCTGCAATTGGTTCTGTAAAAAAAGCTGTTGTTGCTGTAGTTGTTGCCGCTGCTGCTGCCCATTTGTTAAACCCATATTATTTTGTtgaggcaaattcaaccaatttgGCTGATTTGGATTATGCAAAGAGTTATTGAATTGAGCAGGAAGTTGTTGGAACATTGCAAGATTGTTCATGTTTGGGAAAATTGGACCAATTTGAGGAAACCCCGTACTGTTATTTTGTGTAGGAAACTGCTGGTTAGCTCCATTCATGAATCCAACATTATTTAGCAATGGCATAACACTAGaattcttattaatattatta
This window encodes:
- the LOC128279236 gene encoding uncharacterized protein LOC128279236; the protein is MPLLNNVGFMNGANQQFPTQNNSTGFPQIGPIFPNMNNLAMFQQLPAQFNNSLHNPNQPNWLNLPQQNNMGLTNGQQQRQQLQQQQLFLQNQLQNVSQLLNAQLPDLSQFVSGGQAIVPNPHFGFMQPNQMQQQANQSQQNLADVNASNLSSAPASQVPGDPSFRRPKGGPGKNSQNMNNFPGRNAKRDSKWGSQKSKFDQPRFHQADNAKRAFASSNGHKKKGPDNERAAKFPHSNSANPAKEKRRSLALTYTEEEIRKWREERKKFYPTKANIKKKLSGKVADSEVAKSRSEQLKEILAKQAELGVEVAEIPPQYLRGMEKRVNGREENHRPSTKRGRFGMRNDKRGRPDKRDHFSKKPKPTTEESFDGSSFSKRSPTLLQKLLSADIRKDKSRLLQVLRFMVMNSFFKDWPEKPLKFPVVVVKDGVSEGEIVQENLA